AATGAGATGACGGTCCCCACCAGCAATAATAGCTGAATGATTCGCTTTATGGTATTTTTCTGCATATTTCTTCGGGCTTTGCGTTGTGTAAAATGAGCCACAATGTACAAGTCACTTTACAAACTTAACATTTTTTATACACTTCAAGTCACAGGACCATAACAGACTGTCTTTTTCGTTGCCTGGCCGGCAAACTTTCAAGGTGAAGCCCTGCGGTTGCCTTCCATGCTTGAGAGAAAATTAAGGTTATGGCACCTGCAGGCCCGGGTATTATCTTTTCAATACCTTCTGCCCGGCATTTTGCTCAAGGTGTGAGATAAACCGGCCATAATGCCTGAAACATGCCCGTGGCAATATCAACCCAAAAACAATTCACCGGTTTTATAAGCAGCTGCCTGCAAATTCACGCTATTTCATTCCCAGCTTTTTGTTTTCTATTAACAGTTTTATTGACTCTTTCAACCTGAGCATAACGGTTTCTTCTCTTTTGGCTGTGGTTATCCAGAGAATATAATGTCGTTGATATGTGGGGGCCAGTTGATGAAAGTTTGTCAATGCGGGTTCATTTTCAGCAAATGCTTTCAGCATAAAATCAGGGATAGCTGTATCAAGTTCTTTGCTTTGCTTTTTTAAGGGCCTGCTCTCCCAGTCAATTTCCCCTGTTTTTAAGTAAACATCCACCTTTTCAAGCCCGGCTTTGGTCATTTTGCCCCTTTGAATGAGCGACATGACTATGTTTTTGTTGAGGTCAGACCAATTGGAAATATTTGTCCTTGGTGTAAATTTTCGCACATATTGGTCGTTGTTTACTTTTTTAATCAAGCTGTCAATCCACCCGAAACAGAGCGCCTCTTCCAGGGCTTCATGGTATGTGATACCCTCTGCCTTCAGATGCTTTTTATAAAATATCATCCAAATGCCCGGGCTCTTTTCATGATTAGTTTCTAACCAAAGGCGAAAAGATTCGCGACTCTCAAAAAATAAATGTTCAAGCTCTTTCATCACAATATTTTAAGCAAGGCAGCATTGGCCAACGCATCAGCAAAGTTATTCGCTGTTGTTTTCGGCTCTTTTAACCCCTGCAGTAAATTCCCAGATGCAATCCAGGCACTTTAACACGCTTGTATTACAGTTTTTTCAGAGCCAGCCCCGCTTATCTTTCACGTTAAGTTCACCAGGATTTTGCCCAAATGATGCATTCATTACTACCCGAAATACTTTTCAATCAAGCTTTGTAATACCTCTTTTTTTACAGGTTTCGATATATAATCATTACAGCCTGCTGCCATTACTTTTTCGCGGTCGCCTGAAAGTGCATATGCTGTTTGGGCTATGATGATTACCTCCTTGTTGAACTCCCTGATTTGCCGGGAGGCTTCATAACCGCCCATTTCAGGCATTTGAATATCCATCAGGATTAAATCAATGTCAGGATGACGAAGGCAAAGTTCTACGGCTTCCTTTCCGGTTTCCGCCATTAATATCTGTTTGCCACAATCCTTCAACAGAATGGAAAGATAGTTCATGGACACCTCATCATCTTCAGCAATCAAAACTTTCAGTCCTTTTGTTTTGGAATTTAAATTGCCATTATCCGATAAGACTGCATCAGCATTGGCCTGTTTCTCTTCTGATTTCGCAGCAGGCAAGGTAAAATAAAATGTTGAGCCTTTTCCCTCTTCACTTTCGACCCATATTTTGCCGCCTAGCATCTCAACATAAGATTTTGCAATTGCCAGACCTAATCCCGAACCTTCAAAAACCTTTGTATCCCGGATATCGGCCTGTTCGAAACGATTAAATATGGCATTGAGACGATTGGCCGGAATACCAATACCAGTATCTTTTATATAAAATTCAATAACAGACGCCTGAATTTGACAGCTGATAGAAATTGTTCCGGCCTGCGTGTATTTGATGGCGTTTTTGATAAGGTTTGTAAGGATGGAATCCAGTTTATTTTTATCGGTATTAAGATTTCTGTTTTCTTCAGGAAGTAATTTTTCCAAACTCAGTTTCAATCCTTTTTCTGATGCTTCCTGCGTAAAGAATTGAACCAATTCAACAACCCTTTTATTAAAATCAACAGCTTCATACCTGAGGTCTGCCAATCCGGCTTCTAATTTTGAGATTTCGATAATATCATTCACGGTGTTCAGCATACGCTGCCCGCTTTTATGAACGATTTTAATATAGTTTTCTTTTTCTTCATTGTTTAAATCAGGTTTTAAAAGCAGGTTTGTAAAACCAAGTATACCGTTCATGGGGGTGCGTATTTCATGGCTCATGTTGGCCAGGAAGGCTGACTTCAGGCGGTCGCTTTCTTCGGCCTTTTCTTTGGCTTTCTCAAGATTTTCGATTAATGAAATTCTTTCTGAAATCTTCCAGACAGCGTCCATCAGAAGTGTCAGCTGGCGAATGTCAGCATTATTGTAATCCTGTTCTTTATTGGCTACACCTGCTACCGCAACAATTCTTTCACCGATTATAACGGGGATGGTCAGGAATTTCGACAATTGGATATGTCCCCGGGGAGTGCCATGCTTTATCGGATTATCTTCAGCATAATTGTTCAATACAATAGGTTTCCGTTGCCTGACAGCTTCTCCCCAGCAGCCTGTTTTGTCCAGATCGTAAGTAATTTGCGGATCCCTTACCGTGCATTCATTCATCACCTCCTTCGACCAGGTGTTAAGAATAAACTGCCGGGTAGTTTCATTATAGAAATAAATATATCCTATTTTACTGTAGGTCAATTTAATGGCTTCTTCGAGTGCATAATCCAGAAGCTCCTGTATGGATGTAGTTTGTAGTTGAGAAATTCGCAGCAAACTTTCCAGCCGCTCGTTTTGTTGCTCTATCTCCTTATTTTGAAGAAGTTGTAACCGTTCGCTTTCTTCGGCCTTTTCCTTGGCTTTAATCATTTCCAGCTCAAAACGCTTTTTTTCAGTAACATCGTTAAAAACTACCGCAAACTTGTTTCCCTCCAGCTTATATGCAAAAACATTAAAGTATTTTTGGGTAGCCTCGTTGTAATCAACAAATTCCTCAGACATTCCCGTTAACACAATTTTCCCGTACCTGTCAATCCAACTTTGCTCAATAGCAGGCATAATTTCTCTGATTGATTTGCCAATAACAGATGAAGCCTCTATTCCAACCACTTTTTCCCACATCGGGTTCACTTCCAAAAGGATATAATCAAGTGGTTCTCCCTTTTCGTTGAATATCATTTCATGCAGCCCAAACGCACTTATCAAGTTGGAAAACAGCCCCCTGTATTTTTTCTCGCTATCCTCCATACTTTCCAGGGCATTGATCAATTGCTGTTCGGCTTTTAAAAACCCGGTAATATCTCTTAAAAAAACGACTATTCTTTCATTTAATTCCGGTACAACTTTTACACTCGCTTCTACATTGTAAACACTTCCATCTTTTTTACGATGCACTGATAAAAATCTATCTTCTCCCTTTTTCAGCACTTTTATCATGTGATTATCTACTTCAAGCGCTGATTCGTTGGCTTCTATATCAGATATTCTCATGGTGAGTAGTTCCTGCCGGGTATATCCGCTCATTTTACAATAGGCATCATTTACTTCAAAAATATTTCCCTTGAAATCGGTTAACCAAAACCCGTCATAGGCTGTTTGAAGAATTGCCCTGTTTTGAACCTCGTTTTTTTCTGCAAGTTCCTTAGCCTGAAGCAAACTCTGCTGGTATTCTATTTGCCGTGTAATATCTACAATCTGTGCAATAAAAAAAGATTTCGACAAATCGGGTCCTCTGACAATGGCTACATTTAAATTTCCCCAAACAATACGCCCTGTTTTCGTCACATATCTTTTTGAAACGCTAAAGCGCGCCAGTTTACCTTGAACACAGGCAGCCAGCTCATCCTGTCCAATATTTTTATCGTCAAAATAAGTAACATCCTCAATAAACATATTTTCAAGTTCCACATTGGTATACTCCAACATCCTGCAAAAAAACTTGTTGACCTTTGTGAATCGCTTTTGTGTATTCACCAAAGCCATTCCGATTCCCGAATGTTCAAAAGCGTTTTGAAATTTCAGTTTACTTTCTTCTTCGTTCTCCCTGGCTTTTTTTAATTGCTGTTCAACATTCTTAATGTCTGTAATATCATGATGTGCCCCCAACATTCTGATTGGTTTTCCACTTTCATCCCGGATAGCCAAACCGCGGCAACGAATCCATATCGTTGATCCGTTTTTATGCGTGTATCTTACAATCTGATCGTACGGATGAGCAGGATCTTCGCAATGTTTTGTAAAATTATCCAATGCAACTTTTAAATCATCAGGGT
This Lentimicrobiaceae bacterium DNA region includes the following protein-coding sequences:
- a CDS encoding YdeI/OmpD-associated family protein — encoded protein: MKELEHLFFESRESFRLWLETNHEKSPGIWMIFYKKHLKAEGITYHEALEEALCFGWIDSLIKKVNNDQYVRKFTPRTNISNWSDLNKNIVMSLIQRGKMTKAGLEKVDVYLKTGEIDWESRPLKKQSKELDTAIPDFMLKAFAENEPALTNFHQLAPTYQRHYILWITTAKREETVMLRLKESIKLLIENKKLGMK
- a CDS encoding PAS domain S-box protein; the protein is MTDNYLKKELYELIKSDESIFDFIQASSLDGLWYWDIENPENEWMNPKFWTVLGYNPEEMPHKSSAWQNIINPDDLKVALDNFTKHCEDPAHPYDQIVRYTHKNGSTIWIRCRGLAIRDESGKPIRMLGAHHDITDIKNVEQQLKKARENEEESKLKFQNAFEHSGIGMALVNTQKRFTKVNKFFCRMLEYTNVELENMFIEDVTYFDDKNIGQDELAACVQGKLARFSVSKRYVTKTGRIVWGNLNVAIVRGPDLSKSFFIAQIVDITRQIEYQQSLLQAKELAEKNEVQNRAILQTAYDGFWLTDFKGNIFEVNDAYCKMSGYTRQELLTMRISDIEANESALEVDNHMIKVLKKGEDRFLSVHRKKDGSVYNVEASVKVVPELNERIVVFLRDITGFLKAEQQLINALESMEDSEKKYRGLFSNLISAFGLHEMIFNEKGEPLDYILLEVNPMWEKVVGIEASSVIGKSIREIMPAIEQSWIDRYGKIVLTGMSEEFVDYNEATQKYFNVFAYKLEGNKFAVVFNDVTEKKRFELEMIKAKEKAEESERLQLLQNKEIEQQNERLESLLRISQLQTTSIQELLDYALEEAIKLTYSKIGYIYFYNETTRQFILNTWSKEVMNECTVRDPQITYDLDKTGCWGEAVRQRKPIVLNNYAEDNPIKHGTPRGHIQLSKFLTIPVIIGERIVAVAGVANKEQDYNNADIRQLTLLMDAVWKISERISLIENLEKAKEKAEESDRLKSAFLANMSHEIRTPMNGILGFTNLLLKPDLNNEEKENYIKIVHKSGQRMLNTVNDIIEISKLEAGLADLRYEAVDFNKRVVELVQFFTQEASEKGLKLSLEKLLPEENRNLNTDKNKLDSILTNLIKNAIKYTQAGTISISCQIQASVIEFYIKDTGIGIPANRLNAIFNRFEQADIRDTKVFEGSGLGLAIAKSYVEMLGGKIWVESEEGKGSTFYFTLPAAKSEEKQANADAVLSDNGNLNSKTKGLKVLIAEDDEVSMNYLSILLKDCGKQILMAETGKEAVELCLRHPDIDLILMDIQMPEMGGYEASRQIREFNKEVIIIAQTAYALSGDREKVMAAGCNDYISKPVKKEVLQSLIEKYFG